From a single Oreochromis niloticus isolate F11D_XX linkage group LG3, O_niloticus_UMD_NMBU, whole genome shotgun sequence genomic region:
- the LOC109203511 gene encoding tripartite motif-containing protein 16-like: MGLSIIFPRCSRACCLNSAKLSVTREKFAGMERLSIVQRSNSAWASPLHMVPKSDGRWRPCGDFRRLNNVTENDRYPIPHIQDFSAHLAGTLVFSKIGLVRLPFVFIYLDDILVASCSMSQHESHLYQVFQRLAEYGLIINPSKCQIGLPVLDFLGHYISADRVVPLAAYLWNLSTGCLRPVVPLSWRRCVFDSIHALSHLGVCASVKLVSTRFIWPGLRKLTMCMSIWSALFRSHSHAPFDCGESHDQVAGGGPPGLHDGRGGGQGFRVDMGFAFWSPADITSDRGPQFFSELWSAMLTAWGSRSTSPRHNGMCGGPPVGSTHTQVGRRERTEKQKELEVRRLNIQQRIQEREKDVKLLQQEVEAINGSADKAVEDSEKMFTELIRLIQKRSSDVKQQVRSQQETEVSRVKELQEKLEQEIAELKRKDGELEQLSHTEDHNQFLHNYPSLSALSESTHSSSINIRPLSYFEDVTAAVSETRDKLQDLLREEWTNISLTVTEEDVLLSPPEPKTRAEFLKYSHEITLDPNTANTHLLLSEGKRKVTRMKQQQSYSDHPDRFTYYCQVLSKERLPGRCFWEVEWNGKGVYVAVAYKNIPREGNSNECFFGHNNKSWVLHCDTNGYKFWYNHVPTDLSSPQFSRVGVYLDYSAGILSFYRVSETMTLLHRVQTTFTQPLYAGLWLWLERETAELNSRDSRLQPSL; this comes from the exons ATGGGGTTGAGCATTATATTCCCCCGGTGTTCACGTGCGTGCTGCCTGAACTCCGCGAAGCTGTCCGTCACTAGAGAGAAGTTCGCGGGCATGGAGCGCCTGAGCATTGTGCAGCGCTCGAACAGCGCCTGGGCCTCTCCACTTCACATGGTGCCCAAATCGGATGGACGGTGGCGGCCATGTGGGGATTTTCGGCGTTTAAATAACGTTACGGAGAATGACCGTTACCCCATTCCACACATTCAGGACTTTTCCGCCCACCTTGCTGGTACCTTGGTGTTTTCAAAAATTGGCCTGGTGCG CCTGCCTTTCGTTTTCATCTACCTGGACGATATACTGGTGGCCAGTTGTTCGATGAGCCAGCACGAGTCTCATCTGTACCAGGTTTTCCAGCGTTTGGCGGAGTATGGACTGATCATCAACCCGTCTAAGTGTCAAATCGGATTACCAGTCCTGGATTTCCTGGGGCACTACATTTCTGCTGACCGTGTGGTTCCATT AGCTGCCTACCTGTGGAACCTTTCTACTGGTTGCCTGCGACCGGTCGTTCCCCTTTCGTGGCGCCGTTGCGTTTTCGACTCCATCCACGCCCTCTCTCATCTGGGCGTATGTGCTTCAGTCAAGCTGGTCAGCACCAGGTTCATTTGGCCGGGCCTGCGGAAATTG ACCATGTGCATGTCGATCTGGTCAGCCCTCTTCCGCAGTCACAGTcacgcaccttttgactgtggtgAATCGCACGACCAGGTGGCTGGAGGCGGTCCCCCTGGCCTCCACGACGGCAGAGGCGGTGGCCAGGGCTTTCGTGTCGACATGGGTTTCGCGTTTTGGTCCCCCGCTGACATTACCTCAGACAGGGGCCCCCAGTTCTTTTCGGAGCTTTGGTCTGCCATGCTGACGGCCTGGGGGTCAAGGTCCACCTCACCACGGCATAACGGCATGTGTGGTGGCCCACCAgtgggctccactcacacccaggtCGGGAGGAGGG aaaggactgagaagcagaaggagcTCGAGGTGAGACGactaaacatccagcagagaatccaggagcgagagaaagatgtgaagctgcttcaacaggaggtggaggccatcaatggctctgctgataaagcagtggaggacagtgagaagatgttcactgagctgatccgtctcatccagaaaagaagctctgatgtgaagcagcaggtcagatcccagcaggaaactgaagtgagtcgagtcaaagagcttcaggagaagctggagcaggagatcgctgagctgaagaggaaagacggcgagctggagcagctctcacacacagaggatcacaaccagtttctacacaactacccctcactgtcagcactcagtgagtctacacactcatccagcatcaatattcgtcctctgagctactttgaggatgtgacagcagctgtgtcagagaccagagataaactacaggaccttctgagagaggaatggacaaacatctcactgacagtcactgaagaggatgttttactgtcaccaccagagccaaagaccagagctgaattcttaaaatattcacatgaaatcacactggatccaaacacagcaaacacacatctGTTATTATCTGAGGGGAAGAGAAAAGTAACAAGAATGAaacaacaacagtcttattctgatcatccagacagattcactTATTACTGTCAGGTCCTGAGTAAAGAACGCCTACCTGGACGTTGCTTCTGGGAGGTAGAATGGAATGGGAAAGGGGTTTATGTAGCAGTAGCGTACAAGAATATCCCCAGAGAAGGAAATtcaaatgaatgtttttttggACATAATAACAAATCATGGGTGTTACATTGTGATACAAACGGTTATAAATTTTGGTACAATCATGTCCCAACTGACCTCTCAAGTCCTCAGTTctccagagtaggagtgtaTCTGGATTACAGTGCAGGTATTCTGTCTTTCTATAGAgtctctgaaaccatgactctcctccacagagtccagaccacattcactcagccgctctatgctggacttTGGCTTTGGTTAGAAAGAGAGACTGCAGAGTTAAACTCAAGAGACAGCAGGCTCCAACCTTCCCTATAG